Below is a genomic region from Candidatus Sulfotelmatobacter sp..
CAGCTTCATCGCGTCGTCGGTAGTGCGGTAGAGCTGCTCGGCCGCCAGTGCGTCGCACACGCCGGGGATCCGGGCGATCGCCGCGACCGCCAGGACACCGCCCATCCCCTGCCCCCAGACGAACAAGTGCATCGTGGAATCGGACCGCGCCCGCGCCGCGCGCAGCGCCCCGACCACATCCTCCACCCAGCGTGAGGCCAGTATCAGGTAGCGCAGCGAATCCTTTTCCGCATCGGCCGGCGCAGGATCGCGAAGCGCGAAGGTCATCGCGCTGAAGCCGCGCTGCTGAAAGAGCAGTGCCAGGCTGTCGAGCCCGGGATCCGGCCGGCGCCCGCGCGGCACCAGCACCAGCACCGGCGCGCCCTTCGGACCCGAGTACCAGGTTCCAGTCAGCCGTGTGCTGTCCGGCGAAAGAAAACTCATGGCAGCGGGCGGCTCGGCATGGCTCGCGGTGCCCGGCCTCGGGCCTGAGGCCGTCGCCGCGTGAGCCCGCCCCACCACCAGCAGCAGCAGGGCGGCGCCCATGCCGGTCCATGCCCGCTCCAAGCCGGCGGTGGCGCGGGCGGTCACGGCAGGCGCTCGCTCAGCTCTTCCCGAACCAGCGTGGGCGGCACCGAGCCCGAGGCGAGCAGCGCCGCGTGAAAGTCGTGCAAGTCGAACCGCGATCCCAGCCGCCGGCGAGCCTCGTCGCGCAGTTCGGTCAGCTGGATCTTTCCGACCAGGTAGCTCGAAGGCTGCGTCGGCGTGAGCGCGTAGCGCTTCACCTCAGACTCGGCCATCTCCGGTTCGACCAGCGCCTCGGTCACCAGGTATTGGACCGCCTGCTCGAAGCTCATGCGACCGGTGTGGAGCCCGACGTCGATCACCACGCGGCAGGCGCGCCGCAGCAGCTCCCGCAACTGGTACAGGCGGCTCACGGGCTCGCGGTAGAACCCGTGCTCGTACATCAGCTCCTCGGAGTAGAGCGCCCAGCCCTCGCACATCATGGGACTGTCGGCGAGCTTGCGGAGGCGCGAGCCGCTCCGATTGGCGATCGAGACCTGCAGGTGATGCCCCGGGTAGGCCTCGTGCGCCGTGGTGATCGGCAGGGCCGCGAGGGCGTGCGCCTGCAGCTGGCGCTCCTGCGTCTCGCGCGACTTGGCCATGTCGACCGGCGTGACGAAGAACCAGCCGGTCGATTCTTCGTCGAACGGCGCGGGTGCCAGATACGCGGCGTAGGGCGTGGTGGGGCGTTCGAAGACCGGTGTGTCCACGATCTCGAGCCGCGCTTCGGGCAGCGGGGCCAGTCGCTTCTCGGCGACGAAGCGGCGAGCGCGCTCGACCTCGGCGACATAGGCCTCGCGGACGCGCAGCGTTTCCGGGTGCCGCTCCCGCGCGATCGCGATCTGCTCCTGCCAGGTATGCGAGGGGTCGAGCCGGCGGGCCTCGTTTTCCAGTTCCTCGAGCGTGGTCGCCATGTGCTCGCGGCCGAGCGCATCGAGGTCGGCCGAGCGGAGCGAGAGCAGATGCTCGTGCTCGAGCCGCCAGTCCAGCCAGCGCTGGCCGAGCGAGTGGGAACCGCCGGCGCGGGCGCGCACGTCGCGCTCGAGCGCCTCCTGGTAGCCGAGGAAGCCGACGCGCGCGCGGCCGCCGGCGTGTTCAATTCGCTCCGCCTCGCCCGGGAACGCGTGCAGCAGCTGCCGCACCACCTCGTCAACGAAGCTCGGGCCGCTGGAGGCCACCTCGATCGCCACGGACAGATAGAGCGGCGGCACCTGCTGGAGGCTGGTGCGCGCACCCTCGAGATAGTCGGGGAGCGCCATCAGTCGCGAGAGGAGCGGCTCCTTGCGTTCCTCGAGCGGCGCGAACGGTCGCGCCATGAGCAGGAAGACGCCGTACAGCGCGGTTTCGGCGGCGCGCACCGGATTGCGCGCCAGCACCTTGAGATCTTCGAGCTCGGCGCGCGCCACGGCGAGCTTGGAGCGCAGGAGCGCGAAATCCACACGCTGCGTCGTGGGCAGCTCCTCCCACGGCACGGCAGCCACCAGCCGCTGCTCGAAATCCCGCAGCCATGCGCTTCGTTCACGCTGGCCGTCGGGCGAATGATCGGGAAACAACGCGTCGTAGTCGTGAATACCCGCCAGCGTCGCCGCCACCGGATCCTGGCGCAGCGATACCTCGACGAACTCCTCGCTCAGCGACGCGAAGGCCTTTTCGGTTTCGAGCATGGGACTCCGGGGGTCATCGGCATCAGGCCCCCGCGCCTTCACGCCGCGGAGGCCTGGAGCCTTGCCTGATTCTGAATCGTGCTAACCGACGCGAGTGACGTTGGCCGCCTGCCTGCCCTTCTCGCCGGGAACCACGTCGAACTCGACCCGATCCCCCTGCGCCAGGGTCTTGAACCCATCCGATTGGATGGCCGAGAAGTGCACGAACACGTCTTCTCCACCATCGTCCTGGATGAAGCCGAATCCCTTCGACTCGTTGAACCACTTCACCGCGCCCTGCATGCGGGCGCCGGGCGCGGCCGAGACCGGCGAGGGACGCGCGGCGCGTTCGGGCCGCGCCGGACGATGCTGGCGATAGCAATCCTTGCAGTAGACCGGCCGCCCGGCCGTGGGCGCAAACGGCACCATGGTTTCCGCACCGCAGTTGCTGCAGGTGGCCGCGAACTGATTCCTCGAGGAAGCGGCCGCGCCCGCGCGGGAGCCGGGCTGGGCCGAGGCGCCGGGCTGTCCGCGCTGTGCGCGACGATTCTCGCGACAGCGCCGGCAGCGGGTCGGCGCGTGAGTCAGTCCCTTTTCGCGGTAGAACTCCTGCTCCCCGGCGGTGAAAACGAACTCGTCACCGCACTCGATGCACTTGAGAACCTGATCCTCACCCGTAGCCATGTCGCGAATATTGACCTCCCCGTTCGGGACGCGATCGAACCTCTGAACCACAAACACGAACGCCTCAGCAGCGCATGCTGCCGAGGCGACTCACGCGAGAAGACGGCCTGCCGGGGAAGTCCTGCGAGCTACCGACCACGGATCGAAAATCACAGACCACCAAGGGGCGATGGAACGACAACCGGGCGATTCTTGCTGCAAAAAGTATAGGAGTCGTTTTCCGGGGGTGTCAACGGCTCAGGCGCGAGCCGCTTCGCGCGCGGCCCCGGCGAAGCCCGGCCGCGACCGCCGGATCAGCCGAGCAGCGGCGTGGCGCGCCGGCGCCTCGCAGGTGCTTGCGCGCACAGGGCCTGCA
It encodes:
- a CDS encoding cold shock domain-containing protein is translated as MATGEDQVLKCIECGDEFVFTAGEQEFYREKGLTHAPTRCRRCRENRRAQRGQPGASAQPGSRAGAAASSRNQFAATCSNCGAETMVPFAPTAGRPVYCKDCYRQHRPARPERAARPSPVSAAPGARMQGAVKWFNESKGFGFIQDDGGEDVFVHFSAIQSDGFKTLAQGDRVEFDVVPGEKGRQAANVTRVG
- a CDS encoding DUF885 domain-containing protein — encoded protein: MLETEKAFASLSEEFVEVSLRQDPVAATLAGIHDYDALFPDHSPDGQRERSAWLRDFEQRLVAAVPWEELPTTQRVDFALLRSKLAVARAELEDLKVLARNPVRAAETALYGVFLLMARPFAPLEERKEPLLSRLMALPDYLEGARTSLQQVPPLYLSVAIEVASSGPSFVDEVVRQLLHAFPGEAERIEHAGGRARVGFLGYQEALERDVRARAGGSHSLGQRWLDWRLEHEHLLSLRSADLDALGREHMATTLEELENEARRLDPSHTWQEQIAIARERHPETLRVREAYVAEVERARRFVAEKRLAPLPEARLEIVDTPVFERPTTPYAAYLAPAPFDEESTGWFFVTPVDMAKSRETQERQLQAHALAALPITTAHEAYPGHHLQVSIANRSGSRLRKLADSPMMCEGWALYSEELMYEHGFYREPVSRLYQLRELLRRACRVVIDVGLHTGRMSFEQAVQYLVTEALVEPEMAESEVKRYALTPTQPSSYLVGKIQLTELRDEARRRLGSRFDLHDFHAALLASGSVPPTLVREELSERLP